Proteins from a single region of Haloplanus sp. GDY1:
- a CDS encoding 30S ribosomal protein S24e encodes MDIDIIEEDENPMLHRTDVRFRITHEDATPSRLSVRDSLAAKLNKDSDEVVVHELDTKFGMRKTIGYAKVYESPDHARDVEQDHMLDRNKISADAEDAEDADAEEA; translated from the coding sequence ATGGATATCGATATCATCGAGGAAGACGAGAACCCCATGTTGCACCGCACCGACGTGCGTTTCCGGATCACTCACGAGGACGCCACCCCCTCGCGACTCTCCGTTCGAGACAGTCTCGCGGCCAAACTCAACAAGGACTCCGACGAGGTCGTCGTCCACGAACTCGACACGAAGTTCGGGATGCGCAAGACCATCGGCTACGCCAAGGTGTACGAGAGCCCGGACCACGCCCGCGACGTCGAGCAGGACCACATGCTCGACCGGAACAAGATCAGCGCCGACGCCGAGGACGCCGAGGACGCCGACGCCGAAGAGGCATAG
- a CDS encoding bifunctional N(6)-L-threonylcarbamoyladenine synthase/serine/threonine protein kinase produces MRILGIEGTAWAASAAVYRFDPDAPLDADPPFIETDAYQPDSGGIHPREAAEHMGEAIPAVVEAALDAADGPIDAVAFSRGPGLGPCLRVVGTAARALAGTLDVPLVGVNHMVAHLEIGRHGSGFDSPVCLNASGANAHLLGYHDGRYRVLGETMDTGVGNALDKFTRHVGWSHPGGPKVEDAARDGEYVDLPYVVKGMDFSFSGLMSAAKDAYDEGTPVEDVCFSLQETIFAMLTEVAERALSLTGSDELVLGGGVGQNDRLREMLSTMCADRGAEFYAPDPRYLRDNAGMIAVLGAKMYAADETLAVEESAVDPNFRPDEVPVTWRRDESVAVAPEESAERQGAEAVVTVAADRVTKRRLSKSYRHPTLDERLRRERTVAEARLTSEARRRGVPTPVVRDVDVAEATLTFDRVGESDLAAALTPARARVVGEHLATLHGAGVVHGDPTVRNVRVDGERCYLIDFGLGYHSGHVEDHAMDCHVFEGSVRGTATADAAEAALSAFEAGYAETGEAAVISRLRDVEGRGRYQ; encoded by the coding sequence ATGCGGATCCTCGGCATCGAGGGGACGGCGTGGGCGGCCAGCGCCGCCGTCTACCGGTTCGACCCGGACGCTCCCCTCGACGCCGACCCGCCGTTCATCGAAACCGACGCCTACCAGCCCGACAGCGGCGGCATTCACCCGCGCGAGGCCGCCGAACACATGGGCGAGGCCATCCCCGCCGTCGTCGAGGCGGCCCTCGACGCCGCCGACGGTCCGATCGACGCCGTGGCCTTCTCACGGGGGCCGGGTCTGGGTCCCTGTCTCCGCGTCGTCGGCACCGCCGCCCGCGCCCTCGCCGGCACCCTCGACGTGCCCCTCGTCGGCGTCAACCACATGGTCGCCCACCTCGAAATCGGGCGCCACGGCTCCGGCTTCGACTCGCCCGTCTGCCTGAACGCCAGCGGCGCCAACGCCCACCTGCTGGGCTACCACGACGGTCGGTATCGCGTCCTCGGCGAAACCATGGACACCGGCGTCGGGAACGCCCTCGATAAGTTCACGCGACACGTCGGCTGGTCACACCCCGGCGGCCCGAAGGTTGAGGACGCGGCCAGGGACGGCGAGTACGTCGACCTGCCCTACGTCGTCAAGGGGATGGACTTCTCGTTCTCGGGGCTGATGAGCGCCGCCAAGGACGCCTACGACGAGGGGACGCCCGTCGAGGACGTCTGCTTCTCGTTGCAGGAGACGATCTTCGCCATGCTGACCGAGGTGGCCGAACGCGCCCTGTCGCTGACGGGATCGGACGAACTCGTCCTCGGCGGCGGCGTCGGGCAGAACGACCGCTTACGGGAGATGCTGTCGACGATGTGTGCCGACCGCGGCGCCGAGTTCTACGCGCCCGACCCCCGCTACCTACGGGACAACGCCGGCATGATCGCCGTTCTCGGCGCGAAGATGTACGCCGCCGACGAGACGCTGGCCGTCGAGGAGTCGGCGGTCGATCCGAACTTCCGGCCCGACGAGGTGCCGGTCACCTGGCGGCGCGACGAGTCGGTCGCCGTCGCTCCCGAGGAGTCCGCCGAGCGGCAGGGTGCCGAGGCCGTCGTCACGGTGGCGGCGGACCGCGTCACCAAGCGCCGCCTGTCGAAGTCGTACCGCCATCCGACCCTCGACGAGCGCCTCCGCCGGGAGCGGACGGTCGCGGAGGCGCGCCTGACGAGCGAGGCCCGGCGGCGGGGCGTCCCGACGCCCGTCGTCCGCGACGTGGACGTGGCCGAGGCGACGCTGACGTTCGACCGGGTCGGCGAGTCCGACCTCGCGGCCGCCCTCACGCCAGCCCGCGCCCGCGTCGTCGGCGAGCATCTCGCGACGCTCCACGGCGCCGGCGTCGTCCACGGCGACCCGACGGTCCGGAACGTCCGCGTCGACGGGGAACGGTGCTACCTGATCGACTTCGGTCTCGGCTACCACAGCGGCCACGTCGAGGATCACGCGATGGACTGTCACGTCTTCGAGGGGAGCGTCCGGGGGACGGCGACGGCGGACGCCGCGGAGGCGGCGCTGTCGGCGTTCGAGGCGGGGTACGCGGAGACGGGCGAGGCGGCCGTCATCTCGCGCCTTCGGGACGTCGAGGGGCGCGGCCGGTACCAGTGA